The Bacteroidales bacterium genome has a window encoding:
- a CDS encoding M1 family metallopeptidase has protein sequence MKLAFKSLIVLFFYTQVCVSQDKTVTYLYDAGAITQGKIIDIIHLKAELKIDPYDTLVTGNVTFSFLPIRTETDSIVFWAPDIIFSAVQIPGIDISYQKRGDNLVITNNSKERLIKDKEYEIRMNYTSKPLYDLFLIGWQEPALRDNKQIWAHRPFHWLPFYSDRLTVDMFITFDGKYQVFSNGVRESVKTNNDGTKTWHYKMVKEHPFFSTALVIGDYKFLEMKTTDGLPLDLWYYSWQDDHAEPTYRYTAQMFDFFKEEFGLAYPYELYREAPVEDYLYGAMETTTSTVFGDYLAVDERAFDGRNYVNVNTHELAHQWFGNCMSHQKSCDVWLTESFATYYAKLFEREVFGEDYYQWVRNQELDETLEASKKDQFPVGHSRGGRARWYPKGSLMLDMMRDVLGEDGFKAAIKYYTNHYAFSEVETSEFVASVYEATGQSIEWFFDQWIYHGGEPYYEVNWRQDKSPEGTVQVIIQVRQAHQRNELTGLFRMPIVFEVFYEDGSSDRKTQWIDEEFSEVVISNPAAKTISFVLFDPGRRVLKTVSFSKSFIEWAAQAIKAPGMIDRYDALIALRVFPLSQKETTLLESWNKETFHLTRTEILKQLFIEDGKFYDEILLQAIKDDDPLVRLAALENIKQVPENLKSDVEKLLTDKSYINVEKALDLLCRSFPGDIPQYLEKTKNETGWRGRNIRMKWLEIAIQAGQREYLRELTDYAGPHFEFETRMNAIQLLKRLNYLDKTTASNLIDGYLYWNYKVSNAAKEVLVYFYQQNRYKEMIDVAVADCRFSKDEKDKIAKLLMGSKQ, from the coding sequence ATGAAGCTTGCTTTCAAATCCCTTATCGTTCTGTTCTTTTATACCCAGGTTTGTGTTTCCCAGGACAAGACCGTTACTTATCTGTATGATGCAGGTGCCATCACCCAGGGAAAGATCATAGACATCATCCATTTAAAGGCAGAACTTAAAATCGATCCTTACGATACGCTCGTGACTGGCAACGTCACTTTTTCTTTTTTACCCATCAGGACAGAAACTGATTCCATCGTCTTCTGGGCACCGGACATCATATTCAGTGCAGTCCAAATTCCAGGAATCGATATATCTTACCAAAAAAGAGGAGACAACCTGGTCATAACTAATAATTCAAAAGAAAGATTAATCAAGGATAAAGAATATGAGATCAGGATGAACTATACCTCCAAACCCCTCTATGATTTGTTTTTAATAGGCTGGCAAGAGCCTGCATTAAGAGACAACAAACAAATCTGGGCTCACAGGCCTTTCCATTGGCTGCCTTTTTATAGCGACAGATTGACCGTCGACATGTTCATAACTTTTGACGGGAAATACCAGGTTTTTTCAAATGGGGTGAGGGAATCCGTGAAAACGAATAATGATGGCACAAAGACATGGCATTACAAGATGGTTAAAGAGCATCCTTTTTTTTCCACCGCTTTGGTGATCGGGGATTATAAATTCCTGGAAATGAAAACTACAGACGGTCTGCCGTTAGATCTCTGGTATTATTCATGGCAAGACGATCATGCGGAGCCGACTTACCGGTACACGGCACAAATGTTTGATTTTTTTAAAGAGGAATTTGGGCTGGCTTATCCTTACGAACTATACCGGGAGGCGCCTGTGGAGGATTATCTTTATGGAGCCATGGAGACCACGACCTCGACGGTGTTTGGCGACTACCTGGCGGTTGATGAACGGGCTTTTGACGGAAGAAATTACGTGAATGTCAACACCCATGAACTGGCACACCAATGGTTCGGGAACTGCATGTCGCACCAGAAATCCTGCGATGTCTGGCTGACCGAAAGCTTTGCAACTTATTATGCTAAACTTTTTGAACGAGAAGTTTTCGGAGAAGATTATTACCAATGGGTCCGGAACCAGGAGCTTGATGAAACGCTTGAAGCTTCAAAGAAAGACCAGTTCCCCGTTGGCCACAGCAGGGGAGGGCGTGCCCGCTGGTACCCTAAAGGATCGCTGATGCTTGATATGATGCGGGATGTGCTGGGTGAAGATGGTTTTAAAGCTGCTATCAAATATTACACAAATCATTACGCCTTCAGCGAGGTAGAAACTTCCGAATTCGTTGCTTCTGTTTATGAAGCCACCGGTCAGTCAATCGAATGGTTTTTTGACCAGTGGATTTACCATGGCGGCGAGCCCTATTATGAAGTAAACTGGCGCCAGGACAAATCGCCTGAAGGCACTGTCCAGGTTATTATCCAGGTCAGGCAGGCCCATCAGCGCAATGAGCTGACCGGATTATTCAGGATGCCCATCGTTTTTGAGGTTTTTTATGAAGATGGCAGTTCCGACCGGAAAACCCAATGGATAGATGAGGAATTCAGTGAAGTGGTCATCAGTAATCCGGCTGCAAAAACCATATCTTTCGTTTTGTTCGATCCGGGACGCAGGGTGCTTAAGACGGTTTCTTTCAGCAAGTCTTTTATTGAATGGGCAGCCCAGGCCATCAAGGCTCCGGGAATGATTGACCGGTATGATGCTCTGATCGCTTTGCGCGTTTTTCCTCTGAGCCAGAAAGAGACCACTCTTCTTGAATCTTGGAACAAAGAGACTTTCCACCTGACACGCACTGAAATATTAAAACAGCTTTTCATCGAAGATGGTAAATTTTATGATGAAATTTTATTACAGGCAATAAAGGATGATGATCCACTGGTGCGCCTGGCTGCTTTGGAGAATATTAAACAGGTACCTGAAAACCTGAAATCTGACGTGGAAAAATTGCTTACTGACAAATCTTACATCAATGTCGAAAAGGCATTGGATTTGCTTTGCCGTTCTTTCCCGGGAGATATTCCCCAGTACCTTGAAAAAACGAAAAATGAAACCGGCTGGAGAGGGAGGAACATCCGGATGAAATGGCTGGAAATAGCCATACAGGCTGGTCAGCGTGAATACCTTCGGGAACTGACCGACTATGCCGGTCCGCATTTTGAATTTGAAACCCGTATGAATGCTATCCAATTGTTAAAACGGCTGAATTACCTTGATAAGACTACTGCCTCGAACCTTATCGACGGCTATCTTTACTGGAATTATAAAGTGAGCAATGCGGCTAAGGAGGTGCTGGTATATTTTTATCAGCAGAATCGTTATAAAGAAATGATTGATGTTGCCGTTGCCGATTGCCGGTTTTCGAAGGATGAAAAGGATAAAATTGCAAAATTGTTGATGGGATCAAAACAATAA
- a CDS encoding gliding motility-associated C-terminal domain-containing protein — MKATPRYIRMLRKIALCVLVIAGSHLHAQFDCTIYPGDTTVCYGQSIYLYTQFSDTLNYSWEPNGETGVIIEVLVKDTITYILNVYNDDSTFHCSDTATISIYPRVVVEFEQLSKGCPDECKAQVIASASGGFPPYHYLWSAVVEPNDSTLALGLCSDQSYNIRVEDTVCIFDTAFLVKPYSMPEVEVTISPDSLFETNPQASFSFENKSADSIPLTNWVWVFPDSSTTNLLNPNYVFNETDSVLFIYTTIDGCIDTIIIAVDVQPFKLKVYNVFTPNGDGVNDKYEIPYLDRYISNQFIVYNRWGEKVFEEANYSGSWDGGKLPDGVYFYILKCQGYWKEDIFRGSVSIYGSKY; from the coding sequence ATGAAGGCAACTCCAAGATACATCCGGATGCTCAGAAAAATCGCATTATGCGTACTTGTTATAGCAGGTTCACATCTGCATGCCCAGTTTGATTGCACAATTTATCCAGGTGACACTACGGTTTGCTATGGACAGAGTATTTACCTGTATACCCAGTTCTCAGATACATTGAATTATTCATGGGAGCCGAACGGAGAAACGGGTGTTATAATTGAAGTTTTAGTAAAAGACACCATCACCTATATCCTGAATGTTTACAACGATGACAGCACATTCCATTGCTCAGACACGGCTACTATCAGCATCTATCCAAGAGTAGTCGTTGAGTTTGAACAGTTAAGCAAAGGCTGCCCTGATGAATGCAAGGCACAGGTTATTGCAAGTGCTTCCGGAGGCTTTCCCCCTTATCACTATTTGTGGAGCGCAGTGGTAGAGCCCAACGATTCAACGCTGGCACTTGGATTGTGCAGCGATCAAAGCTACAACATCAGGGTAGAAGACACTGTATGCATATTTGATACAGCTTTCCTGGTTAAACCATATAGCATGCCGGAGGTTGAGGTTACCATTAGTCCGGATTCTCTTTTTGAAACCAACCCGCAAGCTTCATTTTCGTTTGAGAACAAATCGGCCGATTCCATTCCGCTAACCAACTGGGTATGGGTTTTTCCTGACAGCTCAACGACTAATCTTCTTAATCCAAATTATGTATTTAATGAAACAGACTCCGTGCTGTTTATATACACAACAATAGACGGTTGCATTGACACGATCATCATTGCGGTTGATGTTCAACCATTCAAGCTTAAAGTTTACAATGTATTCACCCCTAATGGTGACGGGGTTAACGACAAATATGAAATTCCTTACCTTGATCGTTACATTTCCAACCAGTTTATCGTTTATAACCGCTGGGGCGAAAAGGTCTTCGAAGAAGCCAATTATTCCGGCAGTTGGGATGGCGGTAAACTTCCTGATGGTGTTTATTTTTATATATTAAAATGCCAGGGATACTGGAAGGAAGATATTTTCAGGGGGTCTGTTTCAATCTATGGAAGTAAATATTAA
- a CDS encoding DUF1573 domain-containing protein, whose protein sequence is MKTIRLLVLLSLAALISCSHDRTQVPASVVNIPNSASGNSGKSQLPVMEFAQVEHDFGKVIQGEVVSYSFKFKNTGNADLVIANVSATCGCTASDYPRTPVKPGEEGIIEVSFNSSGKQGFQNKDLTIAANTQPSNTTLTIKAIVIIPENQ, encoded by the coding sequence ATGAAAACAATCAGGTTGTTGGTCCTGTTAAGCCTTGCCGCATTGATATCCTGCTCTCACGACAGGACACAGGTACCTGCCAGCGTAGTTAACATTCCTAATTCGGCCAGCGGGAACAGCGGTAAGTCCCAGCTTCCTGTCATGGAATTCGCTCAGGTTGAACATGATTTTGGCAAAGTCATACAGGGTGAAGTTGTCAGCTATTCCTTCAAGTTTAAAAACACCGGAAATGCCGACCTGGTCATTGCCAACGTCAGTGCTACATGCGGTTGCACAGCCAGCGATTATCCCAGGACCCCGGTCAAGCCAGGGGAAGAAGGGATTATTGAAGTAAGCTTTAACAGTTCGGGCAAACAAGGGTTCCAAAACAAAGACCTCACTATAGCAGCGAATACTCAACCCAGTAACACAACCCTTACCATTAAAGCAATCGTTATAATACCAGAAAATCAATGA
- the yajC gene encoding preprotein translocase subunit YajC, translated as MMNLNYILLFAPAQGKEGSGSSSLISFLPLVLIILVFYLFFIRPQMKKSKDQKKFRESLKKGDKVITIGGIHGKIAEIDETTVVLEVGNQMKLTFEKSAIALDTSTQLGQNK; from the coding sequence ATGATGAATTTAAATTACATTTTACTTTTTGCTCCCGCGCAGGGCAAGGAAGGCTCCGGCAGCAGCAGCCTAATTTCATTTCTTCCGCTGGTGCTGATTATCCTTGTGTTTTACTTATTCTTCATCCGGCCACAGATGAAAAAGAGTAAGGACCAGAAAAAATTCAGGGAATCACTTAAAAAAGGAGACAAAGTGATCACTATCGGCGGTATTCATGGAAAAATCGCTGAAATTGATGAAACCACTGTTGTCCTGGAAGTTGGTAACCAGATGAAGCTTACCTTTGAAAAATCAGCCATAGCACTGGATACATCAACCCAGTTGGGGCAGAATAAATAA